TTTCAAGGTAATAGCATCGTCTTCCGTCTCGCAATAAACGGTGATACGGATACTCTTGCCTCCTTTGAACGATTCGATGACAGCATTGGGATTTCCAGAGATGCGTTCGTTCCAGGCATCTTCCCATTTGGCGGCGGATAGTTTGGACCAGCTCCACATAAAAGCGATTAAAAGGCGGTTGTTGTTGAAGGGGGGCGAATTGCGTTTGTAGCGAAAGCCCGGGGAAGTGTCAAAGCCTTCCCGGAGATTCGTTCCGGGAGAAAGGTGATTCGTCCTTTCCGGGGATTTCTTTTTCCTTGCGGAATGCGAAGTTGAGTAGAGCTATTCCCTGCAGAAGAAGCACCAGGATCAGGCAGATCAGGGATATTTTGGTTGTTTTGCTCATAGCGGTTATTGGGGGGAGGAGGGGTGGATACGGTTGATGAGTGAACGCCGTGTCCGTTCGGTGATGTAGGCGAGTCCTAGCAGGGTTAGGCCGCAGATGAGGAGTCCTAGCCCTTTCTGGTTCAATGAGTCCAGCAGGTTGATGGCGAGAGAGGCTGCAACCAGGGCAATGAGAATAACTCCGCAATTGATGATGGATGCCCTTGCCAGGTGAAGTCCGCTGATGATGGATGACGCTCCGCTGAAGACCAGGATGAGCATGACGCCAAAAGGTGGCAGGACGGGAGCAGCGGATGCTGTGGCGATCATGGCAAGGCTGAAGAGAAGTGTTCTCGAATACTCCAGTTTCGGCACCCATTTTTTGAGCTGAACGAATAGAATAATCCCGGGCAGACAGCAGACTGCAATGCTGGATAGCTCGATGTCTCTGTCTCTAACAATGTTTTTGTAACAGCAAAGCTGTGCCAGAAAGAGGCCGATCCCCAACCAGACGATGGCGCTGCGCGACAGGTTCCTGTTTTTTGCGATACAGAAAGAAACCATGAGTTGGGAAGCGCCGATGACCATGGACATGAAGTTGCTTCCCATAAGGGGCAGCATCAGGAGGCAAGCAAAGAGAGCGTTGAATAAATTTCTGTGGCTACCGTCCCGAAAGGTGACGAGTATGATGCCTGTGAACCAGAGCCCCAAGGCGATTTCTTGGATGATCTCCAGATTGTTTTGGGGGGATGAAGGCTGCATGATAAGGAAGGCAAGAGGAATGACCAGAAGGTAGGCCATGCTTCCCCAGGACCGAATGGACCCGGTGCCTTGCTGTATGGCATGCGAGGTGAACAGGATGCAGGGAACGAGAAGTGGTACGGCGGCGATTCCAAGATGGGCGGTGGTAATAGTTTCGGAATTCGACCACAATTGTATCAGGGAGAGCTGAATGAAGAACAGGGAAAATGTGAAAATAACTTTTTGCCTGCTAAGCTGGGAATAACTTAGAAAGCCTAGAAAACAGATGAGTGCAGGCAGGCCGAAAGTATACTTGTTGAGCTCTCCGGTGAAATCAAACAGGGCGAATGCAAGGATTCCTGTCGTAATGGGAAGAAGAATGGTTTGTGATTGTAGCTTGTTGATTATTAATATTCTATATGCGGAAGACAAGATGAATATTATAGATGTGAACAGGAAACTTCCTCTCATGGGATAAAGGAGAAAGATGAATCCTGCAACGAATGCCGCATATTGGATGGTCGTGGCTAGGTCCGGCCTGGGTTCGCGGCGAGAGATGATATTGGAGCCCATGCGTAGCACCCACAGAAGGGGGATGCTGCATGATGTCATGAAGGCGAGGTGGGGGAGTTTGGCTGTGGGCTGATGAGACATCCCGAGGATGGTGAGGTTGCCGATGAGAAAAAGGGCAAAAAGGACGATCGGAAGATATTTTTTACTGTAGGATGCGGGTCGGGTCGATAGATATAGGGCGGTTATCGGAATCAGGGTAAAGAGCAGGACGAGGGGACTTTCATTCATTTGCCCAAGAGTTACGATGATAAGGAAAATAACGGGCAGATGGGCGTACTTGGCAACGGGGCGAAATCCGCATACGACCGGGATACAGAGTGTCAGGAATAGGCCGATGATCACTGTAACAGGCAGCGCGATGAGGCAGATTTGTACTGTCAGTCCGACTAGGCACCAGTTCCATACGGAGCGGTTGCGGAAGAACCAGGAGAGCGCCAGGGCGATACCCCAAAGGCAGATGAGGATCTCGGGACGGTGGACGACAATGGATGAGATGGTTTGCGGGGCGTATAATTGCGAGCAGATGGCAACTGAGACAAGGATGGTTGTCACGATGCCGGGGATGGTTTTCTCCGTGAGAGAGTGTACAGGGGATCTGCGGAAGGCCATGCCGATGCACATGGTCAGAGGAAGAAGCGTCAGGATGAATAGAAAGATTGCTGCCGCCGGATTCCCCTTGATTCCGGAAAAGATAATGCCTGACGATGTGATTCCCATCATGGCCAGCGGCCAGCCGATCTCCTGTTTGCTGGTGAGGGGGCGTATCATGTGTCCCTTGAAAAATACGGAGGGCGGTAGGAGGCTCGCATGCCTTGAGTTGTCGAGGAGGCGGTACCGTACAGCCATTATGGCCCAGCAAACGAGGATGAGAATCGGGGATGCTGTTTGTTCGACGAAGAGGAGGCAGAGGTAAAGCGCCGCGAAAACGAGGGAGAAACTCCATTCTCCCAGCCATGCGGAGATGCTTGCCTGGTTTCCCCGGGGATTCTTATTCGCTTCATAGATGGGTTTGACAATAAAGGGGAGGAGGGGGATTGCCGCGAACAGGAGGCACAGCGGGTGGAATGATTCGATGATGCATGAGCTTCTGCTATTGGTGAGAAGGAGGCAATCCAGGGAAATCAAGGCTAGTGCGATGCTCTGGATCCTTTGGATGAGAAGGCGTTTGCCAATGGTCAGTTCGTCCGTATGCCATAGGCTTGCAACCCCCATGGAGAACGCGGGCAGGATCAGGAGCAGCATGTGCTGGAGGGACAGTGCGGATCCTTCCAGCGCCCGGGAGCTCAGAATGTAGGCCGTAAGAGCGATGGACTGGATTGAAAGTGGAAATTTGTGCCTCCATCCTATGACAAGACAGACGAAAAGCAACAGTGCCAGAATTCCGAAACTACCAGTCGGCATGACTCCCGATTCCAGTGAAGGAGCCAGCAGAGTCAGCAAGATAAATATGAAGGAAAGAGCCAGGGCATAGTTGGGGAAGGATTTTTGTTTGCTTCCTATTTTCAGGATGATGGCCGGGAATATCCACAGGATGAGATATTGGAGTATTTGGGGGAAGGTGATGGCATGTTCCAGGTGGAACGATGGAAGTCTGATTCCTGTGGAGATGAATAAGGCGCCGGGATCATGGTGCCATTGGTACTGGAAGGAAGCTATTGCCATGGCTGTGACCACGCCCAGCCAGATGCCTGCGTTCGTGATTCTTCGCAAGTCCTTGTCTTGTGCCGTTTGCAGGAGTTTGATGAAAAGGCCCATGGCGAGCGGCAGGCTCAAGAACAGCAAATGCAGGAGGATGGGAACTCCGGATTGTTCCGGAAGATTATTCTTGAAAGACAGGATGAGGAATATCAGCAGCGACAATAGGGATGCTGCCTGGGTCGATATGTTTTTGCGTATGGATGCCCGGATGAACAGAATGCAGGGAACCAGCATGCAGGCAATGCTCCACGGTGTCCATGCCGGGACATAAAATACGCTTAGTGGATAGCCTGCTGCGAAAAACCACGTACCGCAGATATTTGCCAGGGGGGCGTAAAGCCGGTAGGCTCCTCCGGCCAGGCGTGGTTGCTTGAACAGATAGCCCAGTCCGGAATAGGCTATGGACATCCCCGGAATGAGGAAATAGGTCGACGGTGTCCCGGGGTTTTCGTAAATAATGAGCCCTGCCCACAGAAAACATGAGGCGACGAACAGTAGGAATAATCCTCGGAGACGGATGATCCAGGGAAAGGGAAGAATGCCTATCAGGAAGGTCAAAACCCCATTGGATGGCAGAGTGGATACGTGGTACAGATAAGCAAACAATTTGTTGCAGACACCCCACATACAGGCTCCGACCATGCAGCAGGCATACCCGGTTTTAACTGCCGTTTTCCTGAATTCACGGAAGTAGAATCCCACTCCCCAGAAAGCATACATCACGAGGATAGCTCCCAGGAGCTTGATCCATGCCGGGATATCCCACCAATACGTGACGGCAAGAGTTGAGATGCCTCCCAGAGTGAGTAATCCTCCCAGCGTGGCGAAAAGGATTGCCAGGTAATTGACCTGCTTCCGAGGCATGGATTCGGGCTTGGCGAGAGGAACCTGAGGGGAGGAAGGGGACTCTGCCGTTGTTTTTTTCAGGAGCGACTGTGTATCGTCTCTCCGGGTGGTTTGGAGGTCGGAGGAAAGGATGGGATCTGCCTGTTCTGTCTCAGTATCCTTTTCTTGATCAATTGTCGGTTGTGCGGAAACGAAACCGTAAGCTAGGGCAATGTTCCGGGCCTGTTCAGGGGTGATTAACCCTTTGTCCTGAAGTTCCTGGATGTCTTCGGAGGTAATCATGAAGGAGAGTTTGTTTGGAAGGCCATGGAACGAAATTCTTTATTTTTCTCCATCCTATAACAGGAAAAACGGTTTTGTAAAAACAAAGAACAAACCGCCTCCGGTTTTCATGGAGAAGGACCGGAGGCGGTTGGGGAGAGATAGACAAACGTCGCTATCCTATTTTGTTATTTTTCTTCCAGGTCTTCACGGCGCTGCCGGATCCAGCGGGAGAAGATTTTGGCTGTGGCCGGAATGATGATCAGGTTGAGCAGGGTGGCTGTCGTCAATCCGCCGAACTGGACGATGGCCAGGGGGCCGAGCAATTCGCCTCCGGGTTTGTCAATGGCCCAGATCAAAGGAAGCAAGGCAAGAATCGTTGTCAGGGAGGTCATGATGATCGGAACGACACGTTCGAGGGATCCCTTGAAGATGGCTTGATCGATGGTATATCCTGCATGCTCCAGGTCACGGTAACGGTTCAACAGGATCAGACCGCTTCGAATGGCGAAACCAATGACCGTCACAAAGCCCACGATGGATGCGACCGAGAGGATCGGAGGAATGTAGGTGCCGTGGAAGACCGAGGTGATTGTTCCCGGTGAAACGACGAAAACAGCAATGATGCCGCCGACGAGGCACAACGGAACATTTACCAGTGTCAACATGGCGCGGCGGACGCTGCCCAGTGCGGTGGAGAGCAGGAGGACAATTAGCACCATAACGACGATGCCGAGGATCAGAAGGCGCTCCGAGGCGGATTCCCTTGCCTTGATCGTACCGTCATAATCGACCGTACAGCCCAAGGCGTTCATGGCGGGATCCAGCTTGGCCCGGCAAGCCTTGGCCAAGTCTCCGAGGTTGGAGTCCTTGGCGGGGTTGCAGGAGATCATGGCCTTCCGCATGGTATTATCGCGTAGAATGAGATTGGTGACTTCTTCCCGGTATACTTGGGCAACGTTGCGTAGACGGACACTCTTACCGTTGGGGGCGAGGAGTTCCAGATTCTTGATATCCTCCATGGTTGTTTTGATGGATGGATCAAGACGCATGACGATGTTCCAGTGGTCCTGGTTTTTGATGACTTCGCCGATTTTTTGACCGTTGAGTGCCGTGGAGACTTGTTCGGCGGCATCGGCAACCGTCAAACCGTAGTGTGACAGGGCTTCCTGGTTGTAGTCGATGCGGGCGGTATCTACCATGACTTCGCGGTTCGAGCGGGCATCGGCGACTTCCGGCAATGAATCGAGGATTTCCTTGGCCTTTTTGGCTGCCTGTCGTATCTGGGGGAGGTCTTGTCCGTAGATGTTGATAGCGATGTCCGAGTTGGAGCCAGACAAGGCGGCACTAATGCGGTGTGCCAGCGGGTAGCCGATCATGGCACTGGTGCCGGGGATGCCGTCAATAGTCTTTTTGATGTTCTTGTAGAGTTCCTTCTGGTCGAAGCCGAGATCGACACGGACGAGAAGTTCCGATGCGCTGACGGGTTCGGCGTGCTCATCGTTTTCGGCTCGGCCCGTCCGCTGAGTGACGGTAATGACTCCGGGAATCTCTTTGATATCATCCATGACTTTCCCCGAGATGCGTTCCGTTTCAGCCAGCGAGGTGCCCGGTACGGTGTTGACGAAGACGGTGTAGCAGTCTTCGTTGAATGGGGGGAGGAAACTGGTACCGAACGTACTGGCCAGCCACAGGGACAGTATAGTGATGATCGCCATGATGGAACAGACGATTTTGGAGCGTTTCAGGGAGAAGGCCAGAACAGGCTGGTAGATCCTCTTGATAAGTTTGACGCTGATGGTGTCCTCGTTTCCGGATCCTTCCTTCCGGTTCTTGCGGGGTTTGAAGAACATGAGGCACAAGGTGGGAACGAGGGTGATTGCTACGACGAGAGAGGCGATGAGAGCCAGAAGATAGGCGATGCCCAGAGGCTGGAAGAACTGACCTTCCAAGCCGGAGAGGAACAATACCGGAGCGAACACCAGCAGGATGATGAGCGTGGAGTAGTTGATGGAGCCGAGGATTTCCTGTTTGGCTTGCATGACAACTTCGAATCTGCTCTTGCGTTCGGTTTCGGGCAGAGCAGCATTGCGTTCCAGGTAACGCCAGGCGATTTCCACAAAGATGATGGCGTTGTCAACAACATCTCCGACTGCTACGGCCAGGCCGCCCAGGGTCATGATGTTGATGGCCAGGCCGCACACCGGGAAGAAGAGCAGGGCAAAGAGGACGGACAACGGCATGGTTATGAGCGTAATCAAGGCTGTCCTAATGTTTAACAAGGTAAGCAGGATGACGATGACTACGACGAGACCGACGGAAAAAAGCGTTTCCGTTCCGTTTTTCAGAGACATATCGATGAAGTCTGCCTGGCGGTAGGCTTCTTCCGTGATGTGCATTCCCGGAGGAAGCTGGCTTTTAGAGAATTCCTGAACTGCCTTGTCGAGGGCTGCCGTCAATTTTAGGGTGTTGGCTCCGGGGACTTTTTGAACGGAGAGGACAACGGCATCCTTCCCCATGAAGCCGGCATTGCCCCGGCGTGGAGCACCGTCGATGGTGACATCGGCTACGTCTTCAACTTTGAGAACTCCCGATGGGTGGGAAGGGATGAGCGTGCGTCGAATCTGTTCCGGATCGGCAATGCGCGTCTGTTGCTGGATGGGGACTTCCTGCCCGGCTACATCTTCCAGATATCCGGCCGGGATGGATGACTGGGATTGGGCAACGGCTTCTTTGAGATCGTTGACGGTGACTCCTGCCTGTTTCAGACGATCCGGCTTGTACACGACCTGGTATTCGGGCAGGCGTCCGCCAAGGACAGTAACCTGCCCTACTCCCGGGATGGCCAGCAGGCGGTTGCGGAGCTTGTATTCGGCTATCTGGCGTAGATCCAGTTGGGAGACGTCTTTGTCTCCCCACAGGGCAATGAGCATGATTTCCCCTGTGACGGAAACAATGGGGGCCATCTCCGGATCGCATCCTTCGGGGAGTGATGAGCGGATGGCCGCCAGGCGTTCGGCGATGATCTGCCGGGCGAGGTAGATGTCCATGTTCCAGTCAAAGTCAACCCAGACGAAAGAGAGCCCGGCACCGGAGGACGAGCGGACGCTCTTGACTCCGGCGGTGCCATTCATGGCGGATTCGATGGGGATCGTGACGTATTGTTCCACTTCTTCGGCAGAAAGGCCGCCGGCTTCGGTTTGGATGGTGACACGGGGAACTTTCAATTCGGGGAAGACATCTACAGGGATATTCTTGGCCACGAACAGGGAGATGGCAGCCAGGGCTGCCGTCAGGATCAGGACGGTGATTCTGTTGTTAAGGCAAAAAGCAACCAGAGTATTCATGAGCGCGTGCGTTTAGTGTTCGCCTTCATGGAACTTTCCGTCCGCATGGAAGTGGCCGGCCGCCTTTTTGGGACCGTTGCCTTCCGGAAGGACGTACTTGAGTTCATATCCTCCTTGGGTGACGAGCAGCTGGCCTTCCTTGATGCCTTTGACGGGAGTCATGCCGCGGCGGGAAGGAAGCGTTTCTACCTTTACCATGAGGAAGAGATCGTCATCGTCCTTGTCACGGAGAAAAACGACATCGTTGATTCCGACTTTGACAATGGCGCTGTTGGGGACAGATATGAACCCTTCCCGGGCGTCTGCCGGTTCATTCAGTTCCAGACGGGCAACTTGTCCTGCATAAGCTTCCGTCGGTACTTTATCCGGTACGAAGTAGATCGTGCGGGTCTGATTCTCCGGATTGATCTGGGCGGATATACGTGTAGTGCCATTGAGGATGATGGATTTTTTGCCGTCGGGAGAAGTTAGGACCAGGTGTGCCGCCGAGTGGCGGAGAGAGTCGGAAGCATATGCTGTTGCTTTGAATTCCAGTTTGCCGGGTTCCGTCATGACGAGGATGGGGACACCTTGTTCCTCCCAGGCGTTGTGATTGGTATCGACGGATTGGACACTTCCGTCAATGGGGGCCCGGACAACGAGAAGGTTTCCTTCCATGGTACCGCCGGAGGTGGCGATCTGGAATTGGTTGCGGGCGGTTTCCAGAGTGGAACGAAGTCCGGGGATTTCCGCTTCCTTGAAACGGATGCTGGTATCCAGTTCGCTGTTGCGGGTACCGATTTTTTCGAGCTGGTCGCGGCGAGCGCTCAGGGTGAGGAGTTCCGCTTCCGCCCGTTTCAGTGAGGCTTCCGCATCGCGGACTTTACCGGCTAAGTCAACAATGTCGGGTGATTCCAGAGTGTAGAGGACATCTCCTTTTTTTACCTTTTGTGCGGATTGGACATGTGGGATTACACGGCCGGATGAAGGCAGGGAAAATGTTTGTACGGCGGAGGGAGGAATTTCCAATTGTCCGTAGTAGCTTTTAGTGGCTGCATGAGGCTGCGCAACGACTTTTTCAATTTTCATGTCGAGGGCATGGATGGCTTTGGCATCTATGTGAACGGGGACGATGTCGGCTAATCCCTTGCTGGCCTCATGGTCGTGGTCGTCATCCTTAGAGTCGGCTTCATGATCGTGGTCGTGGTCGTGGTCGTGGTCGTGGTCGTGGTCTTCTCCATCGATATGCTTGTGCGGTTGTTCCTTGGCGGGAAGCGGTTCGGTTGGATGGTTGTTTTGTGCCTGGACCATGGTGGAGAGGCTGAGGATGCTTGCCATCCCCAGGCAGGAATTGAAGATTAATCTTGAAATGTTCATGGATTGAAATGGGAAAGGTTGATGTTAACGGGCAAGGGAAGACGGGGGTATTAGATAACGAAGGGATGTCTGTGTACGGGTGAGTTTGGAAAGTGAGTCGAGAAAAGAAATCCGGCTTTCATAGACCTGTTGACGGGCTTCGGCGAGGTCGGCCAGGCTTGTTTCTCCGATCTTGTAGAGTTGTTCCAGTTTGACCAGATTGGAGGAGAAGAGGTTCAGACGATTCAATTCATCCTGGCAATGGCTGCGGACAAGTTGTTGTTCCTGGGCGAGTTCCCGGGAGTTTTGCAACAGTTCCCTCCAGAGGGCGATGGTAGCTTGGCGGGAGGAATTGCGCGTGCCTTCCGCTTCGGCGATTGCCTTGCGATTGTGGTTCCAAAGTGGAATGTTGAAACCGATGCTGCCACCCAGTTCTTTTTCTCCGTCATCACGAGTGAAGGCCGGGCCTAACTCCAGCTCGGGGAATTGCCTGCGGATTTCCGTCTTGAGCTGGATTTCGTCAGCTGCATAGGCCGCCATTCCGCTCTTGATTTGCGGGGAAGAGACAAGTTCTCCCGGACTCGGTACGGTTACGGCTTTCGGAACGTTCATTGGGCAGGAAGTATCCAGGCGGAAAACTGAGGCGGCGGCAGGATGAAATCCCGCCTGCTTGATCAGGGACATGCGTTGGGCGAGTTCATCCTGTTCGGCCGTTTGAAGGTCTCTGACGGCTGTGTTGTAGTTTTTCGTGGTAAGCTGCCGGGTAGCCGCATCGATTTCCCCGAGTTTGTAAAGTTGAGAAAACCGGGCGTCCTCATCCTTCATTTCGCGGACTCGTTGTGCAATCAATTCTTTTCGCTTGCGAACTATGCCGAGCTGTTTCCATTCCTGCTCTATGGTGGAGAGGTAGGTAAGTTCTGCCTGACGGAGGGCCCAGTAATCGGATTCCTTGTATTGTTCGGCTGTTTTCTTTTCCAAGGAGGGGATGCCGGTGACGGGAATGGTGAAAGCCAATCCGGCATCCAGATTGATCACGGAAACGTCCTCCAGCGATTGTTTGGCGTCAAAGGATATGGAGGGATCGTTCCACCACCCGGATTGTTGGGCGACATTGCTGCTGTGAGCCAGTTTCAGTCTTGCCTGATTGAGATCGGCATTCAACACGAGACCGATTTTCTGAATTTTCCCAAGATTGAGCGGTTTGGTTCCCTGGACGGCAAGCGACTGTTGCTTCCAGGTTTGTTCCTCCCGGACCAGATCAATGGGGGAGTCTTTGTAGGAGACGCATGATCCCAGCAGGGTCATGGCTCCTGCGCCTAGGCATAATAGAGCTGTGTTCATGATATGATGAAGATAGTTGTAGAAGAAAGAAATAAAACGAAAAGAGACATGGCTTTTCCGGATCAGTGGGGGAAACCCTGCACCCGGAGGGATTCTGCAATGCGGCACAAAGCTTCCTCCGATCTTTTGATCAACGGGAGAAGCTATTCTGCCGGGCAAATGCCCGTATTCCTATGCCAAAACAGGGCGACTGTAGCCTGTATAGGGAGAAATTCCCTGTTCAATAAGAGGCGGCAGAGGAATCTCAAAAACGAATTCCTGCGAAGGAAAAAGGATAATGGACGACCAATTTTGCCATTCCGGCACAATAACGGGCGTCAGAAGAAATTTAGGAATGGAAATTTCTGACACTTGAAGGAGAGGGCCTGATCCTTCAAGCATCTTGTTGGGGCAGGGAGTTTCTCCGATGGCATGGTGCCCCTTGGTGTTTGCTGCATCGACTGCTCCATGAATAGAGGAGAGGCAGGGGGATGCATGCTGGCATCCATGGCATTCCGGACTGACGGCACTGCATGTATTGCAGGGGCAGTCGCCAACAAATAAACCCAGGAAACCCTCGCTGCACGGACATACGCCAAGCCTGGCCACATTACCCGCAAAGGCGAGCAATAGAGCTGCAATCAGGATGATGTGGCGGATGTGCTTGAGCATATGTGCCGTGCAAACGCAGGGGGGGGAGAAGAATCTGTAATTGCTTACAGTTCTTCAATCTGGACGGAATAAGTCCTTCCTTGGAGGTTGAGGTTTAGAGTAGCTGCTCCCGTTGTCGCCGCGGGGGCCGGAGCGGCGGCAGGTTCCGGTTTGGGACCGGGATTCTTGTGGTATTCTTCAAGCTGCTGTGGGAACATAGCGTAGATGACGCAGTACTCGTCCGTGGTAGGCATGCCTTTTTCAGCGAGTTTTTTGCGGAGGTCTTCCATGCCGGGCTTGATCAAGTCGGCAGGTCGGCAGGTGATCGGATCCTTGCCCATTTTTTCGGCGCAGAGTTTCTGGACTTCCGGATCGACGGGAGCCGTTGTTCTGCCATAGTAGCCGAGAGAAATATCGGCTGCTTGCGGCGTGATGTTTTTCCAACGTCCGAATTTGACGTTGAGCATGGCCTGAACACCGACGATTTGGGAAGTAGGTGTCACCAAGGGAATCCAGCCGAGAGCCTTGCGAACAACGGGAATTTCGGCAAAAACTTCGTCGAATTTGTCGCTCATGCCTTGTTCCTTCAACTGGGTACGGAAGTTGGAGAGCATGCCTCCGGGTACTTGGTAACGCAGGGTATCGGAATCGACGATTTCGTTTTTGTGCGAGGTGTACTTGGACAGGCTGGCGTAGATGGGTTTGAGGAGTTCCTGGATTTCGTGGAGTTTTTCCAGATCGAATTCGGGTTTCCTGGGATTGCCTTCCAGCAAGGCAAGCATGCGGAGGCAGTCCGGCTGACCGGTTCCGTTAGCGAACGGAGAGATGGAAACGTCGGCAGCATCCAGCCCGGCGTCGATGGCACTGAGGATAGAGGAAGCTCCCAATCCGGCCGTATCGTGCGTATGGAACCAGACGGGGATGGAGATGTTCTTCTTCAGGGAGGAGACGATTTCCGCCGTGACGTGGGGGGGGACTAGCCCTGCCATGTCTTTCAGGACAATTGCGTCGGCTCCCATTTCTGCAAGTTCGCACCCCATTTTGACGAAGCTTTCCGTCGTATGGACCGGGGATGTTGTGTAGCAGATTGTGCCGTGTGCCTGGCAGCCGCAAGCCTTGGCGGTGCGGATGGAGGTTTCCATGTTGCGCGGGTCGTTCACGCAGTCGAAAATACGGAAGATATTCATGCCGTGTTTGGCACTCATTTTGATGAAGGCTTCGACGACGTCGTCGGCATAGTTGGTGTAGCCGACTATGTTCTGGCCGCGCAACAGCATCATATGCGGCGTTTTGGGGGCTGCTTTTTTCAGAGCATCCAATCGGTCGAAGGGAAATTCACCCAGGAATCTCAGCCCGGAATCAATGGTGGCTCCTCCCCAGGTTTCCAGAGCGCTGAAGCCCATGGTATCGAGGATGGAAGCGATAGGCAGCATGACTTCAGTGGGCATGCGGGTTGCTGCCAGGGACTGATGCCCGTCTCGCAGAACGGTACAGTTGAATGTGACTGGTTTCATACAATTATTACTTTATGTTATTTTTACATGTACAGGAAGGCAAGGTCAAGCCGTATGCGGGGAATCAAGCGGATGCGCTTTCTTCCGACTGCCCGGTTTTCTCGAGAAAACGCAGGATATTTTCCTTCCATTGGTTGGCGAAGATTTTGAGGAACCAGCCGACTCCGAAGGCTGCCAGAACAGTCCCTTCCCGGATGCCGTCCAGATAGGTGAAAAAGAAAAGGGACAGGGCTGCCGAGGCTGCTACGGATACGGTGTCGAACATGATTTTACACGTTGAAAGGGGCAGACCGGTTTTCCGGGATACTGCTTGCATGACCCCTTCTCCCGGCAGGGATAAAATCCCGGCGCTCAAGTAAAACAGAATTCCCAGGGCAACCAGGATCATGCTGATGGCAAGATACAGAGCTTGCAGCCCGTATCCGGTGCATTCGGGAAGCCACGATGTACACAATTGCGCCAGGGAAACGAACGAACCGAACAAGGCAGCACAGATGATTTGAAAAATACTTTGGAGCTTGAACTCTTTCCCCAGAATGAAGAATTGCAGAAGGATGAACCCTATGAATACAACCGTAGTACATATTCCCATCTCCAAGTGCGTAATTCGGCTGATGACATAGGGAACCGTATTGACGGGAGAAACTCCCAGATTGGATGCGATGGAGAACGATACGCCGAGCGCTAATATGAAAAGACCCAGACTATAGACAAATATGCGTTTGATGAGGATAACGTGATCAGAGTTCATGATGGGAAAGAGGGTAGTCCAGAAATGGACAAACCCTCTCCCTTAGTATATCATATTTATTTTACCCAGGCAAGGGGGGATTCTGGGATTGGCTGGAGGGATCGAGTTGCGTCATGAAGCAAAAAACGGGGCAGCCTCACAAAGAATTGAATGATTCGGAAAGTACAGACTCGAAAAAACCCGCATTCCCAAGTTGGAGGAATGCGGGTTTTGAG
This is a stretch of genomic DNA from Akkermansia sp. N21116. It encodes these proteins:
- a CDS encoding efflux RND transporter periplasmic adaptor subunit, encoding MNISRLIFNSCLGMASILSLSTMVQAQNNHPTEPLPAKEQPHKHIDGEDHDHDHDHDHDHDHEADSKDDDHDHEASKGLADIVPVHIDAKAIHALDMKIEKVVAQPHAATKSYYGQLEIPPSAVQTFSLPSSGRVIPHVQSAQKVKKGDVLYTLESPDIVDLAGKVRDAEASLKRAEAELLTLSARRDQLEKIGTRNSELDTSIRFKEAEIPGLRSTLETARNQFQIATSGGTMEGNLLVVRAPIDGSVQSVDTNHNAWEEQGVPILVMTEPGKLEFKATAYASDSLRHSAAHLVLTSPDGKKSIILNGTTRISAQINPENQTRTIYFVPDKVPTEAYAGQVARLELNEPADAREGFISVPNSAIVKVGINDVVFLRDKDDDDLFLMVKVETLPSRRGMTPVKGIKEGQLLVTQGGYELKYVLPEGNGPKKAAGHFHADGKFHEGEH
- a CDS encoding TolC family protein, which gives rise to MNTALLCLGAGAMTLLGSCVSYKDSPIDLVREEQTWKQQSLAVQGTKPLNLGKIQKIGLVLNADLNQARLKLAHSSNVAQQSGWWNDPSISFDAKQSLEDVSVINLDAGLAFTIPVTGIPSLEKKTAEQYKESDYWALRQAELTYLSTIEQEWKQLGIVRKRKELIAQRVREMKDEDARFSQLYKLGEIDAATRQLTTKNYNTAVRDLQTAEQDELAQRMSLIKQAGFHPAAASVFRLDTSCPMNVPKAVTVPSPGELVSSPQIKSGMAAYAADEIQLKTEIRRQFPELELGPAFTRDDGEKELGGSIGFNIPLWNHNRKAIAEAEGTRNSSRQATIALWRELLQNSRELAQEQQLVRSHCQDELNRLNLFSSNLVKLEQLYKIGETSLADLAEARQQVYESRISFLDSLSKLTRTQTSLRYLIPPSSLAR
- a CDS encoding pyruvate carboxylase subunit B is translated as MKPVTFNCTVLRDGHQSLAATRMPTEVMLPIASILDTMGFSALETWGGATIDSGLRFLGEFPFDRLDALKKAAPKTPHMMLLRGQNIVGYTNYADDVVEAFIKMSAKHGMNIFRIFDCVNDPRNMETSIRTAKACGCQAHGTICYTTSPVHTTESFVKMGCELAEMGADAIVLKDMAGLVPPHVTAEIVSSLKKNISIPVWFHTHDTAGLGASSILSAIDAGLDAADVSISPFANGTGQPDCLRMLALLEGNPRKPEFDLEKLHEIQELLKPIYASLSKYTSHKNEIVDSDTLRYQVPGGMLSNFRTQLKEQGMSDKFDEVFAEIPVVRKALGWIPLVTPTSQIVGVQAMLNVKFGRWKNITPQAADISLGYYGRTTAPVDPEVQKLCAEKMGKDPITCRPADLIKPGMEDLRKKLAEKGMPTTDEYCVIYAMFPQQLEEYHKNPGPKPEPAAAPAPAATTGAATLNLNLQGRTYSVQIEEL
- a CDS encoding DUF6198 family protein, whose translation is MNSDHVILIKRIFVYSLGLFILALGVSFSIASNLGVSPVNTVPYVISRITHLEMGICTTVVFIGFILLQFFILGKEFKLQSIFQIICAALFGSFVSLAQLCTSWLPECTGYGLQALYLAISMILVALGILFYLSAGILSLPGEGVMQAVSRKTGLPLSTCKIMFDTVSVAASAALSLFFFTYLDGIREGTVLAAFGVGWFLKIFANQWKENILRFLEKTGQSEESASA